A stretch of the Pseudomonas sp. ACM7 genome encodes the following:
- a CDS encoding 5-formyltetrahydrofolate cyclo-ligase, which produces MTEPALLPRPQLRRMLRKARRALTPSQQRQAARGLYTQLAQHPLFRRAKHISLYLPTDGEIDPRVLLRAAQRRGKATYLPVLSAWPRTKMVFQRIRPGEKLKPNRFRILEPRHNLARQRKVWALDLVLLPLVGFDDVGGRLGMGGGFYDRSLAYLARRKNWRKPTLLGLAHECQKVERLAQASWDVPLQGTVTDKARYFAG; this is translated from the coding sequence ATGACCGAACCTGCGCTGCTGCCCCGCCCGCAACTTCGACGCATGCTGCGCAAGGCCCGCCGCGCACTGACACCCAGTCAGCAGCGCCAGGCCGCTCGCGGGCTGTACACGCAATTGGCTCAGCACCCGCTGTTTCGCCGCGCAAAACACATCTCCCTTTATCTACCCACCGACGGTGAAATCGATCCGCGTGTTTTGCTGCGTGCCGCTCAACGTCGAGGCAAGGCAACGTATCTGCCGGTGCTCAGCGCCTGGCCACGAACCAAAATGGTGTTCCAGCGAATTCGCCCCGGTGAAAAACTCAAACCCAACCGCTTTCGTATTCTCGAACCCCGGCACAACCTCGCCCGGCAACGCAAAGTCTGGGCGCTCGATCTGGTGCTGTTGCCATTGGTGGGGTTTGACGATGTCGGCGGACGCCTGGGCATGGGCGGTGGTTTCTATGATCGAAGCCTGGCGTACCTGGCACGACGTAAAAACTGGCGCAAGCCAACGCTATTGGGGCTGGCCCATGAATGTCAGAAGGTCGAACGATTGGCTCAAGCGAGCTGGGATGTGCCGTTACAGGGAACGGTGACAGACAAGGCGCGGTATTTCGCCGGCTAG
- the pepP gene encoding Xaa-Pro aminopeptidase, protein MIHIPKSEYSRRRKALMAQMEPNSIAILPAAAVAIRNRDVEHVYRQDSDFQYLSGFPEPQAVIVLMPGRSHGEYILFCRERNAERELWDGLRAGQEGAIRDFGADDAFPITDIDDILPGLIEGRDRVYSAMGSNPEFDRHLMDWINVIRSKAHLGAQPPNEFVALDHLLHDMRLYKSAAEVKVMREAARISAQAHIRAMQASRVGLHEFSLEAELDYEFRKGGAKMPAYGSIVAAGRNSCILHYQQNDAVLKDGDLVLIDAGCEIDCYASDITRTWPVNGKYSAEQKAIYELVLASQEAAFAEIAPDKHWNQAHEATVRVITAGLVKLGLLQGDVDELIASEAYKAFYMHRAGHWLGMDVHDVGEYKVGGEWRVLEVGMALTVEPGIYIAPGNQNVAKKWRGIGVRIEDDVVVTKSGCEILTKGVPKTVAEIEALMAAARAQAA, encoded by the coding sequence ATGATTCATATCCCGAAATCGGAATACAGCCGTCGCCGCAAGGCCCTGATGGCGCAGATGGAACCCAATAGCATCGCCATCCTGCCCGCCGCCGCCGTTGCGATCCGCAACCGCGACGTCGAGCACGTCTACCGTCAAGACAGCGACTTCCAGTACCTCAGCGGTTTTCCCGAGCCTCAGGCGGTCATCGTTTTGATGCCTGGGCGTTCACATGGCGAATACATATTGTTCTGCCGTGAACGCAATGCCGAACGGGAGTTGTGGGACGGCTTGCGCGCCGGGCAGGAAGGCGCGATTCGCGACTTTGGCGCCGACGACGCCTTCCCCATCACCGACATCGACGACATCCTGCCGGGCCTGATCGAAGGTCGCGACCGGGTGTATTCAGCCATGGGCAGCAACCCGGAATTCGACCGGCACCTGATGGACTGGATCAACGTGATCCGCTCTAAAGCGCACCTCGGCGCCCAGCCGCCGAACGAATTCGTTGCTCTGGATCACCTGCTTCACGACATGCGCCTGTATAAATCGGCGGCAGAAGTGAAAGTGATGCGCGAAGCCGCACGGATTTCCGCCCAGGCACACATCCGCGCGATGCAGGCCAGCCGAGTCGGGCTGCATGAGTTCAGCCTCGAAGCCGAGCTCGACTACGAGTTCCGCAAGGGCGGGGCGAAAATGCCGGCCTACGGTTCGATCGTCGCCGCTGGGCGCAACAGCTGCATCCTGCATTACCAGCAGAATGACGCAGTGCTCAAGGACGGCGATCTGGTGTTGATCGATGCCGGTTGCGAGATCGATTGCTACGCCAGCGACATCACCCGCACCTGGCCGGTCAACGGCAAGTATTCAGCGGAACAGAAGGCGATCTACGAGTTGGTGCTGGCGTCGCAAGAAGCTGCGTTTGCGGAAATCGCCCCGGACAAACACTGGAATCAAGCCCACGAAGCCACGGTCCGGGTGATTACTGCCGGGTTGGTGAAGTTGGGCCTGTTGCAGGGCGACGTCGACGAGTTGATCGCCAGCGAAGCCTATAAAGCGTTTTACATGCACCGCGCCGGCCACTGGCTGGGCATGGATGTGCATGATGTCGGCGAATACAAGGTCGGCGGTGAATGGCGCGTGCTGGAAGTCGGCATGGCGCTGACCGTGGAACCGGGCATCTACATTGCCCCGGGCAACCAGAACGTAGCGAAGAAATGGCGCGGCATTGGCGTGCGCATCGAGGACGACGTAGTGGTCACCAAAAGCGGCTGTGAAATCCTGACCAAAGGCGTACCGAAAACGGTCGCCGAGATCGAGGCCTTGATGGCCGCCGCGCGGGCACAAGCGGCATGA
- a CDS encoding NADPH:quinone oxidoreductase family protein, whose protein sequence is MKAVLCKAFGPAESLVLEDVASPVAKKNEILLDVHAAGVNFPDTLIIEGKYQFKPPFPFSPGGEAAGVVSEVGEKVSHLKVGDRVMALTGWGSFAEQVAVPGYNVLPIPPSMDFNTAAAFSMTYGTSMHALKQRGNLQPGETLLVLGASGGVGLAAVEIGKAMGARVIAAASSAEKLAVAKSAGADELINYSETSLKDEIKRLTDGQGADVIYDPVGGDLFDQAIRAIAWNGRLLVVGFASGRIPELPVNLALLKGAAVVGVFWGSFAQRQPQDNAANFQQLFGWFAEGKLKPLVSQVYPLSKAAQAINDLGQRKAVGKVVVQVR, encoded by the coding sequence ATGAAAGCCGTGCTGTGCAAAGCCTTCGGCCCTGCCGAATCGCTGGTGCTGGAAGACGTCGCCAGTCCTGTCGCGAAGAAGAATGAAATCCTGCTGGACGTGCACGCCGCCGGGGTGAATTTCCCGGACACGTTGATCATCGAGGGCAAATATCAGTTCAAGCCGCCCTTCCCGTTTTCTCCGGGCGGCGAAGCGGCTGGCGTGGTCAGCGAAGTAGGCGAAAAGGTCAGCCACCTCAAGGTCGGCGACCGGGTCATGGCGCTGACCGGCTGGGGCAGTTTCGCCGAACAGGTCGCGGTGCCGGGCTATAACGTGCTGCCCATCCCGCCATCGATGGACTTCAACACCGCCGCCGCGTTCAGCATGACCTACGGCACTTCGATGCACGCGCTCAAGCAACGGGGCAACCTGCAACCGGGTGAAACCCTGCTGGTTCTCGGCGCTTCCGGCGGTGTCGGTCTGGCCGCCGTGGAAATCGGCAAAGCCATGGGCGCCCGCGTGATCGCCGCCGCCAGCAGCGCCGAAAAACTCGCGGTGGCCAAATCTGCCGGTGCCGATGAGCTGATCAACTACAGCGAAACCAGTCTCAAGGACGAAATCAAGCGCCTGACCGATGGCCAGGGCGCCGACGTGATCTACGATCCGGTGGGCGGCGACCTGTTCGACCAGGCCATCCGCGCCATTGCCTGGAACGGGCGCCTGCTGGTGGTCGGCTTTGCCAGCGGTCGCATCCCCGAACTCCCCGTGAACCTCGCGCTGCTCAAAGGCGCAGCGGTGGTCGGCGTGTTCTGGGGCTCGTTTGCCCAGCGCCAGCCTCAAGACAACGCGGCGAACTTCCAGCAATTGTTTGGCTGGTTTGCCGAGGGCAAGTTGAAGCCGTTGGTGTCGCAGGTATATCCACTGAGCAAAGCGGCGCAGGCGATCAATGATCTTGGCCAGCGCAAAGCGGTTGGGAAAGTGGTGGTTCAGGTTCGCTGA
- the ubiH gene encoding 2-octaprenyl-6-methoxyphenyl hydroxylase, which produces MSRVNLAIIGGGLVGASLALALQAGAKARGWKIVLIEPFAPGDTYQPSYDARSSALSYGAKQIYQRLDVWQEISRRAEPIKQIHVSDRGRFSTARLSAMEEGVPALGYVVENAWLGQCLWQGLDKDVISWRCPAEVTRMEPLIDGYRLTLNDETTLECDLAVLADGGRSGLREQLGIGIKKRPYNQSALIANITPSEAHNGMAFERFTDDGPMALLPLPENRCALVWTRLGMDAQRLAALDEKSFLSELQGVFGYRLGTLKQVGARHLYPLTLIEAEEQVRPHLAILGNAAHSLHPIAGQGFNLSLRDAQALADALLASETSPGDFATLQAYRERQRLDQNLTVGFSDQVTRLFGSTQPLVSLGRNIGLLGLDLLPPAKRWFARQAMGLGTRPDA; this is translated from the coding sequence ATGAGTCGAGTCAATCTGGCAATCATCGGTGGCGGTCTGGTCGGCGCCAGCCTGGCGTTGGCACTTCAGGCCGGAGCCAAGGCTCGTGGCTGGAAGATCGTGCTGATCGAACCGTTCGCTCCCGGCGATACTTATCAACCGAGCTACGACGCCCGTTCTTCGGCGTTGTCCTACGGTGCCAAGCAAATTTATCAACGGTTGGACGTGTGGCAGGAAATCTCCCGCCGCGCCGAGCCGATCAAACAGATTCATGTCTCCGACCGTGGACGCTTCTCCACCGCGCGATTGTCGGCGATGGAAGAGGGCGTTCCGGCGCTGGGTTATGTGGTGGAAAACGCCTGGCTCGGCCAATGCCTCTGGCAGGGGCTGGACAAGGACGTGATCAGCTGGCGTTGCCCAGCGGAAGTCACGCGCATGGAGCCGCTGATCGATGGCTATCGCCTGACCCTCAACGACGAAACCACTCTGGAATGCGATCTTGCGGTGCTGGCTGATGGCGGCCGTTCCGGCCTGCGCGAGCAACTGGGGATCGGCATCAAAAAGCGCCCGTACAACCAGAGCGCGTTGATTGCCAACATCACACCGAGTGAAGCGCACAACGGCATGGCCTTCGAGCGTTTCACCGATGACGGGCCGATGGCCTTGTTGCCGTTGCCGGAAAACCGCTGCGCACTGGTCTGGACTCGATTGGGAATGGACGCGCAACGGCTCGCGGCCCTCGATGAAAAGAGCTTCCTCAGCGAGTTGCAAGGCGTGTTCGGTTATCGCCTCGGCACTTTGAAGCAGGTTGGTGCGCGGCATTTGTACCCGCTGACATTGATCGAGGCCGAAGAGCAGGTGCGTCCGCATCTGGCGATTCTCGGCAATGCTGCCCACAGCCTGCACCCGATTGCAGGGCAAGGTTTCAACCTGTCTTTGCGTGATGCTCAAGCGCTGGCCGATGCGTTGCTGGCCAGCGAAACATCTCCCGGAGACTTTGCGACCTTGCAGGCCTACCGCGAGCGTCAGCGTCTGGATCAGAACCTGACCGTGGGTTTCTCCGATCAGGTCACCCGTTTGTTCGGCAGCACTCAACCGCTGGTTTCCCTGGGCCGCAACATCGGTCTGCTCGGTCTCGATCTGCTGCCGCCGGCCAAACGCTGGTTCGCGCGGCAGGCCATGGGTTTGGGTACGCGTCCCGATGCTTAA
- a CDS encoding sn-glycerol-3-phosphate transporter, translating into MKKPWIYGLLLVLMAQQSRAEDTSEKDTGSWYLQASVFTKHYSDDSDHNNNQELIGLEREQASGWLFGGATFRNSFSQRSNYAYAGKRYESADYPVYFKLSGGLLQGYSGKSKDKIPLNHFGVAPVIIPSIGAHYGPLAAELVLLGFNAVMVTTGVRF; encoded by the coding sequence ATGAAAAAACCATGGATTTACGGATTACTTCTGGTGCTTATGGCGCAGCAGTCGCGGGCAGAAGATACCTCCGAGAAAGACACGGGCTCCTGGTATTTGCAGGCCAGTGTCTTTACCAAACACTACTCCGACGACTCCGATCACAATAACAATCAGGAGCTCATCGGCCTTGAGCGTGAGCAAGCGTCCGGTTGGTTGTTTGGTGGCGCAACTTTTCGCAACTCGTTCAGCCAGCGTTCAAATTATGCGTATGCGGGCAAACGCTACGAGAGCGCCGACTATCCCGTGTACTTCAAACTGAGTGGTGGCTTGCTACAAGGTTACAGCGGCAAGTCTAAGGACAAGATCCCCCTGAATCACTTCGGCGTCGCGCCGGTGATCATTCCTTCAATAGGTGCACACTACGGACCGTTGGCAGCCGAGCTGGTGTTGCTCGGCTTCAATGCCGTCATGGTGACGACCGGGGTGCGCTTCTAG
- the glpT gene encoding glycerol-3-phosphate transporter: protein MFAFFRPAAHQAPLPEEKIDNTYRRLRWQIFAGIFIGYAGYYLLRKNFSLAMPYLIEEGYTRGELGLALSAIAIAYGLSKFLMGIVSDRSNPRFFLPFGLLVSAGVMFIFGFAPWATSSVTIMFILLFINGWAQGMGWPPSGRTMVHWWSQKERGGVVSLWNVAHNVGGGLIGPLFLLGMGLFNDWHAAFYVPAAVAMAVAVFAFVTMRDTPQSVGLPPIEKYKNDYPEGYDASHEEEFSAKEIFVKYVLRNKMLWYIALANVFVYLLRYGVLDWAPTYLKEAKGFNVDKTSWAYFFYEWAGIPGTLLCGWMSDKIFRGNRGLTGMVFMALVTVATLVYWLNPAGNPTVDMIALVSIGFLIYGPVMLIGLQALELAPKKAAGTAAGFTGLFGYLGGSVAASAAMGYTVDHFGWDGGFVLLIGACLLAMAFLAPTLWHKQVASQSREAIA, encoded by the coding sequence ATGTTTGCTTTCTTTCGTCCTGCCGCACATCAGGCTCCATTGCCTGAAGAAAAAATAGACAACACCTACCGACGCCTTCGCTGGCAGATCTTCGCCGGTATTTTTATCGGCTACGCCGGTTATTACCTGCTGCGCAAAAACTTCTCCCTGGCCATGCCCTATCTGATCGAAGAGGGCTATACCCGCGGTGAGCTGGGCCTGGCGCTGTCGGCCATCGCCATTGCTTACGGCCTGTCCAAGTTCCTGATGGGCATCGTGTCCGACCGCTCCAATCCGCGTTTCTTCCTGCCCTTCGGCCTGTTGGTATCGGCCGGTGTGATGTTCATTTTCGGTTTCGCGCCCTGGGCAACGTCCAGCGTGACCATCATGTTCATCCTGCTCTTTATCAATGGCTGGGCCCAGGGCATGGGCTGGCCACCGAGTGGGCGGACGATGGTGCACTGGTGGTCGCAGAAGGAACGCGGTGGCGTAGTGTCCTTGTGGAACGTGGCGCATAACGTCGGTGGCGGCCTGATCGGCCCGCTGTTCCTGCTCGGCATGGGCCTGTTCAATGACTGGCACGCAGCGTTTTACGTGCCGGCGGCAGTCGCCATGGCGGTGGCGGTGTTTGCCTTCGTCACCATGCGCGACACCCCGCAGTCGGTGGGCCTGCCGCCCATCGAGAAGTACAAGAACGACTACCCGGAAGGCTACGACGCCAGCCACGAAGAAGAATTCAGCGCCAAGGAAATCTTCGTCAAATACGTGCTACGCAACAAAATGCTCTGGTACATCGCCCTGGCCAACGTCTTCGTCTACCTGTTGCGCTACGGCGTGCTGGACTGGGCACCGACCTACCTCAAGGAAGCCAAGGGCTTCAACGTGGATAAAACCTCGTGGGCCTACTTCTTCTACGAATGGGCAGGTATTCCGGGCACGCTGTTGTGCGGCTGGATGTCGGACAAGATCTTCCGTGGCAACCGTGGCCTGACCGGCATGGTGTTCATGGCATTGGTGACTGTTGCGACCCTGGTGTACTGGCTCAACCCGGCGGGCAACCCGACAGTCGACATGATCGCGCTCGTCTCGATCGGCTTCCTGATTTACGGCCCGGTGATGCTGATCGGCTTGCAAGCGCTGGAATTGGCACCGAAGAAAGCCGCCGGTACGGCAGCGGGCTTCACGGGCCTGTTCGGTTATCTGGGTGGTTCGGTCGCGGCCAGTGCAGCGATGGGCTACACCGTGGACCACTTCGGCTGGGACGGCGGTTTCGTGCTGCTGATCGGCGCATGCTTACTGGCGATGGCCTTCCTTGCGCCGACGCTGTGGCACAAACAAGTCGCCAGTCAGAGTCGCGAAGCAATCGCCTGA
- a CDS encoding flagellar basal body-associated protein FliL gives MKAWIMLLLALSLPVAAMAEEAKEGAAPKVNYITLSPPFVGNYGLDGTPKLKVYKADVALRVTGDEATKLVKANEPLIRNQLVALFAQQTTEAMNNVEAKEKLRQEALKQTQQIMNDETGKPVVEDLLFNNLIIQ, from the coding sequence GTGAAAGCGTGGATCATGTTGTTGCTGGCCCTGTCTCTGCCTGTGGCAGCGATGGCCGAAGAAGCCAAAGAAGGTGCAGCTCCGAAGGTCAATTACATCACCCTGAGCCCGCCGTTCGTGGGCAACTACGGGCTGGACGGGACGCCGAAGCTCAAGGTCTACAAGGCCGATGTGGCATTGCGAGTGACCGGTGATGAGGCGACCAAACTGGTGAAAGCCAATGAGCCGTTGATTCGTAATCAGCTGGTGGCGTTGTTTGCCCAGCAGACAACTGAAGCGATGAACAACGTCGAGGCCAAGGAAAAGCTGCGTCAGGAAGCCCTGAAGCAGACCCAGCAAATCATGAACGACGAAACCGGCAAGCCTGTGGTTGAGGATCTGTTGTTCAACAACCTCATTATCCAGTGA
- a CDS encoding gamma-glutamylcyclotransferase yields MSAIESAFLNLAYPPRLDLGPQLTHEQLLSSMQSTMARHKGGPVWLFAYGSLIWRPECAAVERVRGRVHGYHRGLYLWSHEHRGTPEVPGLVFGLDRGGSCSGFAYRLPEEQLEASLYALWQREMPFPSYRPHWLNCRLEDGSQVQALGFVLERHLPSYAGNLPDHVLSHVFENACGRYGTTRDYVEQTAHALRSHAMPDRNLEARLKRCKSKADQAIASRL; encoded by the coding sequence ATGAGTGCCATTGAATCTGCTTTTTTGAATCTGGCTTACCCTCCGCGGCTCGATCTGGGGCCGCAGCTCACGCACGAACAATTACTCAGCTCGATGCAGTCGACGATGGCGCGCCACAAGGGCGGGCCGGTGTGGCTGTTCGCTTACGGCTCGCTGATCTGGCGTCCCGAATGCGCAGCAGTGGAGCGAGTGCGCGGTCGTGTGCATGGCTACCATCGCGGTTTGTATTTGTGGTCCCACGAACATCGCGGCACGCCCGAAGTGCCTGGGCTGGTATTTGGCCTGGATCGCGGTGGTTCTTGCAGCGGCTTCGCCTATCGCTTGCCTGAAGAACAACTTGAAGCGTCTCTTTACGCACTTTGGCAGCGCGAAATGCCATTCCCGTCCTACCGTCCACACTGGCTCAACTGCCGTCTTGAAGACGGAAGTCAGGTTCAGGCGTTGGGGTTTGTATTGGAGCGGCATCTGCCCAGCTATGCGGGCAACTTGCCGGATCACGTGCTGAGCCACGTGTTCGAAAACGCTTGCGGGCGTTACGGCACGACTCGCGATTATGTCGAGCAGACCGCCCACGCCCTGCGTAGCCACGCCATGCCAGACCGGAATCTGGAGGCGCGGCTCAAGCGCTGCAAATCAAAGGCCGATCAGGCGATTGCTTCGCGACTCTGA
- a CDS encoding 2-octaprenyl-3-methyl-6-methoxy-1,4-benzoquinol hydroxylase: MRADLLIVGAGMVGSALALALQDSGLEVLLLDGSPMSVKPFDAQASFEPRVSALSTASQRILERLGVWDGIDNRRSSPYTDMHVWDGSGTGQIHFSAASVHADVLGHIVENRVVQDALLDRLHDCDLGMLANARLEQMRRSGDDWLLTLADGRTLRAPLVIAADGANSAVRRLTGMATREWDYMHHAIVTSVRSAKPHQMTAWQRFTDNGPLAFLPLERDGQQDWCSIVWSTTPSEAERLMALDDEGFCKELERAFEGRLGSVLSADPRLCVPLRQRHAKRYVAEGLALIGDAAHTIHPLAGQGVNLGFLDAAVLAEVLLQAATRGERLADVKVLSRYERRRMPHNLALMAAMEGFERLFQADPLPVRWLRNAGLKMVDQMPEAKALFVREALGLIGDLPALAKA; the protein is encoded by the coding sequence ATGCGCGCAGATCTGCTGATTGTCGGGGCCGGAATGGTCGGCAGTGCCCTGGCGCTGGCGTTGCAGGACAGCGGGCTGGAAGTCCTGCTGCTGGACGGTAGCCCGATGAGCGTCAAACCCTTCGATGCCCAGGCTTCGTTCGAGCCGCGAGTGAGCGCCTTATCGACTGCCAGCCAGCGGATTCTCGAACGTCTGGGCGTCTGGGACGGCATCGACAATCGGCGCAGCAGCCCTTACACCGACATGCACGTTTGGGACGGCAGCGGCACCGGGCAAATCCATTTTTCGGCGGCCAGTGTGCATGCCGACGTGCTGGGCCATATCGTCGAGAACCGCGTGGTTCAGGACGCCTTGCTCGACCGTTTGCACGACTGCGACCTCGGAATGCTGGCCAACGCGCGCCTGGAGCAAATGCGTCGCTCCGGCGACGACTGGCTGCTGACCCTGGCCGATGGCCGCACCTTGCGCGCACCTTTGGTGATCGCAGCGGATGGCGCTAATTCCGCCGTTCGGCGTCTGACCGGTATGGCGACGCGCGAGTGGGACTACATGCATCACGCGATCGTCACCAGCGTGCGCAGCGCCAAGCCTCATCAAATGACTGCCTGGCAGCGTTTCACCGACAACGGTCCGCTGGCGTTTCTGCCGCTGGAGCGTGACGGTCAGCAGGATTGGTGTTCGATCGTCTGGTCGACCACCCCGAGCGAAGCCGAACGCCTGATGGCGCTGGATGACGAAGGTTTCTGCAAAGAGCTGGAGCGGGCCTTCGAAGGCCGACTGGGCTCGGTGCTGAGCGCCGACCCGCGTCTGTGCGTGCCGTTGCGGCAGCGTCATGCCAAGCGTTATGTGGCTGAAGGATTGGCGTTGATCGGTGATGCGGCCCACACCATTCACCCATTGGCCGGGCAGGGCGTGAACCTTGGTTTTCTCGATGCCGCCGTGCTGGCCGAAGTGCTGTTGCAGGCGGCCACGCGTGGCGAGCGTCTGGCGGATGTGAAAGTGCTCAGCCGTTACGAACGTCGGCGCATGCCTCACAACCTGGCGTTGATGGCGGCGATGGAGGGTTTCGAACGTCTGTTCCAGGCTGATCCGTTGCCGGTGCGCTGGTTGCGCAATGCCGGGTTGAAGATGGTCGACCAGATGCCCGAAGCCAAGGCGCTGTTCGTGCGTGAAGCGCTGGGATTGATCGGGGATCTACCGGCACTCGCCAAGGCCTGA
- a CDS encoding TIGR02449 family protein, whose translation MEDTDLQALMARLELLITRVEQLKSQNGLLLAQEKTWREERAHLIEKNEIARRKVESMISRLKALEQDS comes from the coding sequence ATGGAAGACACCGACCTGCAAGCGCTAATGGCCAGACTCGAACTGCTAATTACCCGCGTCGAGCAACTAAAGAGTCAAAACGGACTCCTATTAGCTCAGGAAAAGACCTGGCGCGAGGAACGCGCTCACCTCATTGAAAAGAACGAAATCGCCCGGCGTAAGGTCGAATCAATGATTTCGCGCCTCAAGGCCCTGGAGCAAGACTCATGA
- a CDS encoding YecA family protein: MPIQNSPYQAFAKLLTSSGHNASPAELHGLLLGRSCAGAGFDAEGWLIDAAELLESEPQDNVRNALIGLQEMVKGELTGDDVTVVLLLPTDDEPLADRAAALGQWCQGFLSGFGLNCRDSSMLSTEATEVLQDLAAISQVQDALEESDDGESDYMEVMEYLRVAPLLLFTETKKPDAPAAAKPSLH; the protein is encoded by the coding sequence ATGCCCATTCAGAATTCCCCGTACCAAGCCTTCGCCAAACTGCTGACTTCCAGCGGTCATAATGCCTCGCCTGCCGAACTGCATGGCCTGCTGCTCGGCCGCAGTTGCGCCGGTGCCGGTTTCGATGCCGAAGGTTGGCTGATTGATGCCGCCGAGCTGCTCGAAAGCGAGCCGCAGGATAATGTCCGCAACGCCTTGATTGGCTTGCAGGAGATGGTCAAGGGCGAGCTCACTGGCGACGACGTGACCGTCGTTCTGCTGCTGCCGACCGATGACGAGCCGCTGGCCGACCGCGCCGCCGCACTGGGCCAATGGTGCCAGGGCTTCCTCAGCGGTTTCGGCCTGAACTGCCGTGACAGCAGCATGCTGAGCACCGAGGCCACCGAAGTACTTCAGGATCTGGCGGCTATTTCACAGGTGCAAGACGCCCTGGAAGAGTCCGACGACGGCGAAAGCGATTACATGGAAGTGATGGAGTACCTGCGCGTCGCGCCGCTGCTGCTGTTCACCGAAACCAAAAAGCCGGACGCGCCCGCTGCCGCCAAACCGTCGTTGCATTAA
- a CDS encoding energy transducer TonB: MRWFACVLLLVVSVGVRAEEVFLVPENNPKPVYPRALFRAGITGEVRVRFTANADGSVSNVSILQSDHADLAEATRKALAQWRFKPWTVEGDMPAEQEVIAPMVFRLDLDTPIHTNQWLKQLRCRDLNEALVDFPEFAWVDSKVFDYTRAYLSNVIYTTQLQNEQRLALIAKLNKRVPRIVRDCRASPARKYMSLLPEDIRKLF, from the coding sequence ATGCGGTGGTTTGCGTGTGTGCTTTTGTTGGTTGTGTCGGTTGGTGTTCGGGCCGAGGAAGTGTTTCTGGTCCCGGAAAACAATCCCAAACCGGTTTACCCCAGGGCGCTTTTCAGGGCCGGGATAACAGGTGAAGTTCGAGTCAGGTTCACTGCCAATGCCGATGGCTCGGTCAGCAATGTGAGCATTTTGCAAAGCGATCATGCTGATCTGGCCGAAGCGACGCGGAAGGCGCTAGCGCAGTGGCGCTTCAAACCATGGACGGTAGAAGGCGACATGCCCGCCGAGCAGGAAGTGATTGCGCCGATGGTTTTCAGACTGGATCTGGACACGCCCATTCATACCAACCAGTGGCTCAAACAACTGAGATGTCGTGACCTCAATGAGGCGCTGGTCGATTTTCCGGAGTTCGCGTGGGTTGATTCAAAAGTGTTTGATTACACTCGCGCCTATCTGTCGAACGTGATTTATACGACACAGTTGCAGAACGAGCAGCGTCTGGCCTTGATTGCCAAATTGAATAAGCGGGTACCGAGAATCGTCAGGGATTGCCGGGCGAGCCCAGCCCGCAAATACATGAGTTTGCTGCCGGAGGATATTCGGAAGTTGTTTTAG
- a CDS encoding EVE domain-containing protein → MAYWLMKSEPDELSIKGLETLGKARWDGVRNYQARNFLRAMAVGEEFFFYHSSCPEPGIAGIGKIVEAAYPDPTALEPESHYYDQKATPEKNAWSAIDVAHVETFPKVLKLDYLKQQAALAEMPLVQKGSRLSVMPVTAEQWAAVIALR, encoded by the coding sequence ATGGCTTATTGGCTGATGAAATCCGAGCCCGACGAGCTCTCGATCAAGGGCCTGGAGACGCTTGGCAAAGCGCGCTGGGACGGGGTTCGCAACTACCAGGCGCGTAATTTTCTGCGGGCCATGGCGGTGGGCGAAGAGTTTTTCTTCTATCACTCCAGCTGCCCCGAACCGGGGATCGCCGGGATCGGAAAGATCGTCGAAGCCGCGTATCCAGACCCGACGGCGCTGGAGCCGGAGAGTCATTACTACGATCAGAAGGCCACGCCAGAGAAAAACGCCTGGAGCGCGATCGATGTCGCGCATGTCGAGACGTTTCCCAAAGTGCTTAAGCTGGATTATCTGAAACAGCAGGCGGCGCTGGCCGAGATGCCGCTGGTGCAGAAAGGCTCGCGACTGTCGGTGATGCCAGTGACGGCCGAGCAGTGGGCGGCGGTGATTGCATTGCGCTGA
- a CDS encoding cell division protein ZapA, with translation MSSSNSVTVQILDKEYSIICPQEERSNLVSAARYLDGKMREIRSSGKVIGADRIAVMAALNITHDLLHKEERPDVQASGSTREQVRDLLDRVDLVLATDPDVTKG, from the coding sequence ATGAGTTCAAGCAATAGCGTTACCGTGCAGATCCTCGATAAAGAATATTCGATCATCTGCCCCCAGGAAGAGCGCAGCAATCTGGTGAGCGCCGCCCGTTACCTGGACGGCAAAATGCGCGAAATCCGCAGCAGCGGCAAAGTCATCGGCGCCGATCGCATCGCCGTGATGGCCGCCCTGAACATCACGCACGACCTTCTGCACAAGGAAGAACGCCCGGATGTGCAGGCCAGCGGCTCGACCCGCGAGCAGGTTCGCGACCTGCTGGATCGCGTCGATCTGGTGCTCGCAACCGATCCGGACGTCACCAAGGGCTGA